The nucleotide window GGGAGCATGTTTGAGGGTATAATGCCTAAGGATCTGCAGATTTATGTCACAACTGCATCCAATGCACAAGAGAATAGTTGGGGAACTTATTGTCCTGGAATGGATCCTTCTCCACCTCCAGAGTACATCACTTGCCTAGGGGATTTGTACAGTGTTGCTTGGATGGAAGATAGGTACTAAATATAGTGTTCTTTTGTGATCAACCCATATACTATGCATAATATTCTAATCCAAACTATATTTTTTCTCGACAAATGTTAACAATTACAATTAGTATGTTATGACACTGGAAGGATTTGAACTCATCTCATGACCTCCTTATCACTCCAATCCTTTATGTTCCTTTCCCAAGCACTAAACCACCTTATGACTcccaaataacaaaataacactagttgtattattcttttctttttaagttgttgtgcACCTCACTCTCTTTGATCAACTTCCCTTTGTCATTGACATTGAAATTGAATTGTAAGGCCTGGACTTAAAGTGTTACAGTGTTAAATGGATTGATCATGTTGGCACCCTAAACATTATTAACTTTCTCTCATTTTGAATGATGAAACTTACCTCTGATGCTTGAATTTTCTGCAGTGAGACTCATAATCTAAAAAGGGAGTCCGTGAAACAACAATACAAATcggtaagatattttttttaatgaatttcaaaTATTAGCATTggtgaaaagaacaaaaaaaaaacaaaagctaTTATTGTGCAGGTAAAGCAACGGACTTCAAATTTCAACAACTATGCGATGGGTTCTCATGTGATGCAATACGGTGACACAAACATCACAGCTGAAAAGCTTTATTTATACCAAGGTTTTGATCCTGCCGCTGTGAACTTCCCTCCACAGAACGGAAGGCTAGAAACTAAAATGGAAGTTGTTAACCAAAGAGATGCAGAACTTTTCTTCATGTGGCAAATGGTATGCTTATTTTCCCCGCAAGTCAACATCTACTCAAACCCATCAGTAGATTTCTCTAAATCCTCATTTTTTTCAAGTGATCAAAACCCTTGCTCAAATACTATAACTCTTCTAATAACATCTATCCATAAAATTGGTTTTTCTTAACAGTATCAGAGATCAAACCATCAGCCAGAAAAGAAGACAGACATCCTCAAACAGATAGCGGAGACAGTGAAGCATAGGAAACACATAGATGGTAGCGTGGAATTGATTGGAGTTTTATTGTATGGACCAGGAAAAGGTTCTTCTGTTCTACAATCCATGAGGGCTCCTGGTCTTGCCCTTGTTGATGACTGGACATGCCTAAAATCAATGGTAAACATATATGACTGAatctttttattcctttaaacATTCATTGcatatatgcattttttttccttattgatCCATGTACAGGACTCACCAATCTTGAAGAGAGATTGGACCAATCCCTGTCCAAGAATTGGATTGATGTACATATTGcacaaaaaagaaacatcagTTTAACACTTTTAACTATTATTGTACATTGCTGTTAACTGATTATTGATATATGGGGTTGCAGGTTCGGGTGTTTGAGACTCACTGTGGGACACTGACTCAGTATGGCATGAAACACATGCGAGCATTTGCCAACATTTGCAACAGCGGTGTTTCTGAGGCCTCCATGGAAGAGGTTTGTGTGGCAGCTTGTGAAGGCTACGATTCTGGGCTATTACATCCATCAAACAAAGGCTATAGTGCTTGATTTTGGGTTTTGTACACAGCTTAAAAACCCGGTTGATGATGTAATACTTCTCTATTGCATTCTCCCTACTGGTTTCTGCTGCATGTGTCAAATTTTCTCTAAACTAGAGTAGCCCAATAGCATACGTGTTATGAGCATTGGTCATGTATATAAGTGTAATAGTAATATCTTTTACATATTATAAGATCAGTTAGTTTGGTTTACTAGTGTCTGTTTCAAGCTCTATTTTCTTGAACTCAACTCCTTCTAAATCAAGGAGATTTTTCTTAGTTCTTACCATGTTACTTTCCTTTGGTGAGATTGATTATAAACAACATAGGTCTAACATTCTGACGGACCAACAtttgtcattaaaaaaaaatagtgattgTAACGAAGCTTGAACTATTAGAGTTTAAATTTTCTCCGGAAATTGGTGGTATTAGTGCTTCACGGTGTACTAGCTATCactatcaccatatccttaaaaTGTTCAATAACCAGTTACCATATCCTTAGAATGTTCAATAACCAGTGACTTAATCTTTAGATATCAAGGAATTAATAAAGgaaaagttaattaaatatttatctagattgttttatttaagaaaatagtgcttgttgattttttagatagatttaaaaaaacagAGCTTTTACTTTTATGGACTATAATTAACTTTTTCTAACCTTGTTAATCACCTTTGGttttgtaaaatgaaaaaagacaTAATGTTATGAGTTGCATTTTTGTAAAATGAGGATTTGAACTCCTTCTGTGGTGTGCTTTATAAGTTCTATGGGGTGTGAACGAAGTTCTTGATGActtgatttttttcaaaagaattatTACTACTACACTTGAGCATTGGATTAAGAAAAACAATTCTAATATCACCTAtaacatttatcatttatcatttttatcttttatttctatttctctcaTCTTTCTAACTCAATTTACCTCATCTCATTCTCATCTTTAGTGTGAACGTTAATCAGCAAtcttagttttaatatttacatgacatatatatatatatatatatatatatatatatatatatatatatatatatatatatatatatatatatatatatatatatatatatatatgatatcttTAGTATAAAATTCATAAgtcttaaatttgtttttgaaatttgtttttgatttttggtCATGTAAGtgagttttttaattttggttcctatatatttatttttgtaattttagtctTATAAGttagtgttttttaatttttatttttataaaatattttgctcacttttaatcttataagtttaaatttttctaattttgatcTCTAAAAGcatataagtttaaatttttctaattttgatcTCTAAAAGCATAAACTTATAGAGActataaaaattagaatattaaaggaattaaaattaaaaaaaaaaacttacgaaccaaaattagaaaaacgtcaacttaaaaaactaaaattgtgaaaataaactgagaccaaaaattaaaaaaccctaacttacatgaaaaaaaaaacatttttaagccaatttataaatttaaatatacaatTTGATTCAATTCACCTAATGACTTCCTCGTTTGACAATTGATCCACTATCAATCTGAATTTAGTAGCATTAAGCCTTTTGAGTTACAAATGTGGTAAACGGAATCAGAATTCTATGGTCTTATTAGAGCATGGTATTGAGAATATATTCTTTCTACTTGATGGAGCAACAAATTTTAAGGCGCCTATGGTAGCCTCCAGTGGTGGCAATAATCTTCTGAACTCTCTCGAACTCGGAGACTCTGCATGGTATGGTTATTACACCCGGATGATCAAAACCATAAACTTTCTCTGCATCCTCCAATAGCTTCCCAAGGAGAGGGTGATTGAAGTGAGTAACTGGTACCAATACACGTTGCTTCTCATCTTCAGATTCGCCCACATGCACTGCCAAATGCCCCTTTGGTAATAGCTCTATTGGGATGTGGCCCAATTGTACATACCCATTTGTTCCTTGTCCAAAACATCGCACCAATTTGAAGATTACACACATGGGGTTCTTGTGTGACTTTCTGATCATTCTCACGGAATCAATTGAAGAGGGGGAGAATTTGAAATGGGTGTGTAGTGTGTACTCTTTCATTGGTTGATTATGGTCCTTTTTTAAAGACGGGGGAATGAACTCGTTTTGTGTATTTGTTAAAAGACTGATATACTTGGCAATTGGCATGGGAGTTTTGCTCGTGTCATTATATGAACGATAACATAAAGAATACGTGGCAGGCGGCGAATGATCCAAATATTTATGTTGTCTTTTATGGAAAATATGGCAAATGGGgaagatttttcttgttaatGTTGAATTCTTGGTTTTTCTCAAACGGTATATTCCTTTTCCTTCGACATTGCCcataaaggtttttttttttacaaatttgtaGCTTGGGAAAAGACTAAACCTAGAGAAAGGAAACAAGTTATCCGTCCTtgtgaaaaatatttgatgaaaaCCTACAATATTAGTAGACACCTAAGAAGGGaggaaaaaaacatataaatttaataagatttataatatcataaaaataggaaaataaaaaatattaataagatatttaaaataaaaaataattgatatatcattattttttttcttttaagtaatGAAAAGGCCTATGCGGCCGAAACAACGAAAAAAAACTAAACGGCCAGTAAAAGCTTTAGCTGACATGGAGTATTAGGTGACAGTTTGTGATGGAATTGGTGTTAAGAAATATGGTGGTCTTTTAAAAAAGGTCCATTTATGGTACAGTTTGAGAGTTGCTGCGGGTGAACATGATGAATTTTTGAATCAGAATGGATTAGGGATAATTAGATTGATAATTTGTCaggataagataaaaaaaatcatttttatagcatgtaaaagtaattatttattattttacctttatcataaaaaacaagtgtttaatatttatgtatttacaatataaaataggtttacattattatttaattatatttattgttt belongs to Glycine soja cultivar W05 chromosome 5, ASM419377v2, whole genome shotgun sequence and includes:
- the LOC114412131 gene encoding vacuolar-processing enzyme-like, whose product is MAVDRSLTRCCSLVLWSWMLLRMMMAQGAAARANRKEWDSVIKLPAEPVDADSDHEVGTRWAVLVAGSNGYGNYRHQADVCHAYQLLIKGGLKEENIVVFMYDDIATDELNPRPGVIINHPEGQDVYAGVPKDYTGENVTAQNLFAVILGDKNKVKGGSGKVINSKPEDRIFIYYSDHGGPGVLGMPNMPYLYAMDFIEVLKKKHASGGYKKMVIYVEACESGSMFEGIMPKDLQIYVTTASNAQENSWGTYCPGMDPSPPPEYITCLGDLYSVAWMEDSETHNLKRESVKQQYKSVKQRTSNFNNYAMGSHVMQYGDTNITAEKLYLYQGFDPAAVNFPPQNGRLETKMEVVNQRDAELFFMWQMYQRSNHQPEKKTDILKQIAETVKHRKHIDGSVELIGVLLYGPGKGSSVLQSMRAPGLALVDDWTCLKSMVRVFETHCGTLTQYGMKHMRAFANICNSGVSEASMEEVCVAACEGYDSGLLHPSNKGYSA